In the genome of Polaribacter atrinae, one region contains:
- a CDS encoding glycerol-3-phosphate dehydrogenase/oxidase, with amino-acid sequence MVRSEMIKKLSSDTKEYDFIVIGGGATGIGVALEASARGYSVLLLEKSDFTKGTSSKATKLMHGGVRYLAQGDVGLVREAVVERGLMLKNAPHITKSQSFIIPTHGLYDEILYTVGLTFYDLLAGRLSLGRSKRISKAKTLKRISLINPDKISAGVVYYDGQFDDSRLAINALQNCVEMGGVVVNYCSVSGLVKDANGKVTGVHVRDEEEGKEYEIKGKQVVNATGVFADDILQMDSPGAEKTIAPSQGVHLILDKSFLPGDDAITIPKTDDGRVLFLVPWHDKVIVGTTDTLIEKESLEPIALEEEVEFILSTAGRYLTKAPKRSDVLSVFAGLRPLAATKGHSDKTKEISRSHKIYTSKSGMLTMVGGKWTTFRKMGEDLVDKSEKLHGWAHIPTKTRHLKIHGYKENVDFTKPFYFYGSDEEKMLKLAKDEGLESFISPSSKVIEAQVVWAVKYEMARTVEDFLARRTRCQLLDAKESIKMAPKVAGIMAKELGKDLSWEKDQVAAYLEVTSNYIL; translated from the coding sequence ATGGTAAGAAGTGAAATGATAAAAAAGTTAAGTAGCGATACTAAAGAGTATGATTTCATTGTGATTGGTGGAGGGGCTACTGGTATTGGTGTTGCTTTAGAGGCTTCGGCAAGAGGGTACTCTGTGTTGTTGTTAGAGAAATCCGATTTTACAAAAGGAACATCAAGTAAGGCTACAAAGTTGATGCATGGTGGGGTAAGGTATTTAGCTCAAGGTGATGTTGGTTTGGTAAGAGAGGCGGTTGTAGAAAGAGGTTTGATGTTAAAGAATGCGCCACATATTACTAAAAGTCAGTCTTTTATTATACCTACGCACGGTTTGTATGATGAAATTTTGTATACGGTAGGTTTAACATTTTATGATTTGTTGGCTGGAAGGTTAAGTTTAGGAAGATCTAAAAGAATTTCAAAAGCGAAGACTTTAAAACGTATATCTCTAATCAATCCAGATAAAATATCAGCAGGTGTTGTGTATTATGATGGGCAGTTTGATGATAGTAGGTTGGCTATTAATGCTTTGCAGAATTGTGTGGAAATGGGAGGTGTTGTGGTAAACTATTGTTCTGTTTCAGGGTTGGTTAAAGATGCTAACGGTAAGGTGACAGGTGTTCATGTTCGTGATGAGGAGGAAGGGAAAGAATATGAAATAAAAGGAAAGCAAGTGGTAAATGCTACAGGTGTGTTTGCAGATGATATTTTACAAATGGATTCGCCTGGAGCAGAAAAAACAATTGCTCCAAGTCAAGGAGTGCATTTAATTTTAGATAAATCATTTTTACCTGGCGATGATGCAATAACAATACCTAAAACAGATGATGGAAGGGTGTTGTTTTTGGTGCCTTGGCATGATAAGGTTATTGTTGGTACAACAGATACGCTTATAGAAAAAGAATCTTTAGAGCCTATTGCTCTTGAAGAGGAGGTAGAATTTATATTAAGTACAGCGGGTAGGTATTTAACAAAAGCGCCTAAAAGAAGTGATGTGTTAAGTGTGTTTGCAGGTTTGCGTCCTTTGGCGGCAACGAAAGGGCATAGTGATAAAACAAAAGAAATTTCTAGAAGTCATAAAATTTACACGTCAAAATCAGGGATGTTAACTATGGTAGGTGGTAAGTGGACTACTTTTAGAAAAATGGGTGAAGATTTAGTAGATAAGTCAGAGAAACTACATGGTTGGGCGCATATTCCAACCAAAACAAGACATTTAAAAATTCATGGGTACAAAGAAAATGTAGATTTTACAAAACCTTTTTATTTCTATGGTTCTGATGAGGAAAAAATGCTAAAACTAGCAAAAGATGAAGGTTTAGAAAGTTTTATCAGTCCTTCATCAAAAGTAATAGAAGCTCAAGTTGTATGGGCGGTTAAGTATGAGATGGCTAGAACTGTTGAAGATTTTTTAGCAAGAAGAACTCGTTGTCAATTATTAGATGCAAAAGAAAGTATAAAAATGGCTCCTAAAGTTGCTGGAATAATGGCAAAGGAGTTGGGTAAAGATTTGAGTTGGGAGAAGGATCAAGTAGCAGCTTATCTAGAAGTAACTTCAAATTATATTTTATAA
- the glpK gene encoding glycerol kinase GlpK yields the protein MKEKLILALDQGTTSSRAILFNHNGEIVRTSQKPFEQIFPQPGWVEHCPNEIWSSQISVAAEVTAQEGISGEGIAAIGITNQRETTIVWDRETSEPVYNAIVWQDRRTAKYCDQLKEEGHIDMIKKKTGLVLDAYFSATKLKWILDNVEGARERAEAGKLCFGTVDTWLVWKLTRGKMFITDVSNASRTMLLNIHTLEWDEELLELFNIPKAILPTVKESSEVYGETATTLFSTKIPIAGIAGDQQAALFGQMCTKPGMVKNTYGTGCFLLMNTGEKAVYSENNLLTTIGWKIKGKTTYALEGSVFVGGAAIQWLRDGARMVRTAPGINHLAEMAEDNGGVYFVPALTGLGAPYWDQYARGAMLGITRGTTDAHIARATLEGIAFQVYDIVKAMEADAGEKSIELRVDGGAAASDLLLQIQSDLFGFKIIRPKTLETTALGAAYLAGLAVGYWDSVDDIQSQWVVDKEFFPKMEEEKVDRMLHYWHKAVACAQNWIED from the coding sequence ATGAAAGAAAAATTAATTTTAGCATTAGATCAGGGTACAACATCATCTAGAGCAATTCTGTTTAATCATAACGGTGAAATTGTTAGAACATCTCAAAAACCTTTTGAGCAAATTTTTCCGCAACCGGGTTGGGTAGAACATTGTCCTAATGAAATATGGTCTTCACAAATTTCTGTAGCAGCAGAAGTTACTGCGCAAGAGGGTATTTCTGGAGAGGGAATTGCAGCAATAGGTATTACAAATCAAAGAGAAACAACAATTGTGTGGGATCGTGAAACAAGTGAACCTGTTTATAATGCAATTGTTTGGCAAGATCGTAGAACTGCAAAATATTGCGATCAATTAAAAGAAGAAGGTCATATTGATATGATTAAAAAGAAAACAGGTTTGGTTTTGGATGCTTATTTTTCTGCAACTAAATTAAAATGGATTCTTGATAATGTTGAGGGGGCGAGAGAAAGAGCTGAAGCTGGTAAACTTTGTTTTGGTACTGTAGATACTTGGTTGGTTTGGAAGTTGACTCGAGGGAAAATGTTTATAACGGATGTTTCTAATGCTAGTAGAACGATGTTGCTTAATATCCATACTTTAGAATGGGATGAAGAATTATTAGAGTTATTTAATATCCCTAAAGCTATTTTACCTACTGTTAAAGAAAGTAGTGAAGTTTATGGGGAGACTGCAACAACGCTGTTTTCAACTAAGATTCCTATTGCTGGTATTGCGGGAGATCAACAAGCAGCTTTGTTTGGGCAAATGTGTACAAAACCAGGAATGGTAAAAAATACGTATGGTACAGGTTGTTTTTTATTGATGAACACAGGAGAGAAAGCAGTGTATTCAGAAAATAATTTATTAACCACTATTGGGTGGAAAATTAAAGGAAAAACGACCTATGCTTTAGAGGGTAGTGTTTTTGTTGGTGGTGCTGCAATTCAATGGTTGCGTGATGGAGCAAGAATGGTGAGAACAGCTCCTGGTATAAATCATTTAGCGGAAATGGCAGAGGATAATGGAGGTGTTTATTTTGTACCTGCATTAACAGGGTTAGGTGCTCCTTATTGGGATCAATATGCTCGTGGGGCAATGCTTGGTATTACTCGTGGTACTACAGATGCTCATATTGCACGTGCAACTTTAGAGGGTATTGCTTTTCAGGTGTATGATATTGTTAAGGCGATGGAAGCAGATGCAGGAGAAAAAAGTATCGAATTAAGGGTTGATGGTGGAGCTGCGGCAAGTGACTTGTTACTTCAAATACAATCAGATTTATTTGGTTTTAAAATTATTCGTCCAAAAACACTAGAAACAACGGCTTTAGGGGCTGCGTATTTAGCAGGTTTAGCAGTCGGTTATTGGGATAGTGTAGATGATATTCAATCGCAATGGGTTGTTGATAAAGAATTCTTCCCTAAAATGGAGGAGGAAAAAGTTGATAGAATGTTGCATTACTGGCATAAAGCTGTGGCATGTGCTCAAAACTGGATAGAGGATTAA
- a CDS encoding MIP/aquaporin family protein, producing the protein MSILVAEILGTMLMILLGNGVVANVVLNGTKGNGSGWIVITTGWALAVFVGVIVAGPFSGAHLNPAVTIALATAGKLSWGLVPEYIAGELIGAMLGAFLVWLIYKDHFKATDDEGGKLACFSTGPAIKNSFSNMMSEIIGTFVLIFVILYLAGPSIDLIGDIDASAVIGLGSLGAIPVAFLVWAIGLSLGGTTGYAINPARDLGPRIMHAILPVKGSSDWGYAWIPIVGPVVGSVLAALLYVALL; encoded by the coding sequence ATGTCAATTTTAGTAGCAGAAATATTGGGGACAATGTTAATGATTCTATTGGGTAATGGAGTTGTAGCTAATGTTGTTTTAAACGGAACAAAAGGAAATGGTTCGGGGTGGATTGTAATAACTACAGGTTGGGCGTTAGCTGTGTTTGTGGGAGTTATTGTTGCAGGGCCTTTTAGTGGTGCGCACTTAAACCCTGCGGTAACGATTGCTTTGGCAACGGCAGGTAAGCTTTCTTGGGGATTGGTGCCAGAGTATATTGCAGGAGAACTTATTGGTGCAATGTTGGGAGCGTTTTTAGTTTGGTTAATTTATAAAGATCATTTTAAAGCAACAGATGATGAAGGCGGGAAATTGGCTTGTTTTAGTACGGGGCCAGCAATTAAAAATTCGTTTTCAAATATGATGAGTGAGATTATAGGGACCTTTGTGTTAATCTTTGTAATTCTTTATTTAGCGGGGCCAAGTATTGATCTTATTGGAGATATTGATGCAAGTGCTGTCATTGGGTTAGGTTCTTTAGGGGCGATTCCTGTAGCGTTTCTAGTTTGGGCAATTGGTTTGTCTTTAGGAGGGACTACTGGTTATGCAATTAACCCAGCAAGAGATTTAGGACCAAGAATTATGCATGCAATCTTACCTGTAAAAGGGAGTAGTGATTGGGGGTATGCTTGGATTCCTATTGTAGGGCCTGTTGTTGGTAGTGTGTTGGCAGCGTTATTATATGTTGCATTATTGTAA
- a CDS encoding M64 family metallopeptidase: MKKTLLLSILFLCASITAQTFDVTTITQSGSNESRINIVILSDGYQSTELNQFITDATNFSNALFAETPYKEYKNYFNVHAIKVPSNESGANHPGTATDESTSNNQPSITVDNYFESTFDAFDIHRLLVSNNTKVLSVLANNFPTYDIVLVLVNSPYYGGSGGQIAVASLHTSANQIAIHELGHSFVNLIDEYYPGDSYTREGINMTQETNPANVKWKNWINQNGVGIYPYGTTGNAASWYKPHQNCKMQYLNKSFCPVCTEATIEQIHSMTSPIDSYTPENTGTIDLTEPLDFNVNTIAPLPNTLKITWTLNGTVINNEDFSVSITKDDLISGDNQLLATIKDQSALLKVDNHETTHFSTTLWTINPSTLSIDDISTNSFKINLSPNPTPGILYFDVTGKNENYTVSIKDISGKQLILKNINNLEKRPQVQLTDLPAGIYFINFSFENGTQVSKKIIKE; encoded by the coding sequence ATGAAAAAAACACTACTCTTATCTATTCTATTTTTGTGCGCATCTATTACCGCACAAACTTTTGACGTAACAACAATTACACAATCTGGTTCTAATGAGAGTAGAATTAATATTGTAATTCTATCAGACGGATATCAAAGTACAGAACTGAATCAATTTATAACAGATGCTACTAATTTCTCAAATGCCCTGTTTGCAGAAACACCGTATAAAGAATATAAAAATTACTTTAATGTACATGCCATAAAAGTACCTTCTAACGAAAGTGGCGCAAATCATCCCGGTACAGCTACAGATGAATCCACCTCCAACAACCAACCATCAATTACTGTAGACAACTATTTCGAATCTACTTTTGATGCCTTTGACATACATAGATTACTTGTTTCAAACAACACAAAAGTACTTAGTGTTTTAGCAAATAATTTCCCTACTTATGATATTGTTTTAGTTCTAGTTAACAGCCCCTATTACGGTGGTAGTGGAGGTCAAATAGCAGTAGCTTCACTACATACATCAGCTAACCAAATTGCCATTCACGAGCTAGGTCATTCTTTTGTTAATCTTATAGATGAGTATTACCCTGGAGACAGCTACACTAGAGAAGGCATCAACATGACCCAAGAAACAAATCCTGCAAATGTAAAATGGAAAAACTGGATCAATCAAAACGGTGTCGGTATTTACCCATACGGAACTACAGGAAATGCCGCAAGTTGGTACAAGCCACATCAAAACTGTAAGATGCAATACTTAAACAAATCTTTCTGCCCAGTATGCACAGAAGCAACCATAGAACAAATACACTCTATGACCTCTCCAATAGACTCTTACACACCAGAAAACACAGGAACCATAGATTTAACCGAACCCTTAGATTTTAACGTAAACACCATTGCCCCACTACCAAACACTTTAAAAATTACATGGACCCTAAACGGTACCGTAATAAATAATGAAGATTTTTCTGTATCAATTACAAAAGATGATTTAATCAGCGGAGATAATCAATTATTAGCAACAATCAAAGACCAATCCGCATTATTAAAAGTAGACAATCATGAAACTACACATTTTTCTACCACCCTTTGGACGATTAATCCAAGCACGTTAAGTATTGATGATATTTCTACAAATAGCTTTAAAATTAACCTATCCCCTAACCCAACACCAGGTATTTTATATTTTGATGTAACTGGTAAAAATGAAAACTACACCGTTAGCATTAAGGACATTTCAGGAAAACAGCTGATTCTTAAAAATATTAATAATTTAGAAAAACGTCCCCAAGTACAGTTAACAGATCTACCTGCAGGAATCTACTTTATCAATTTTTCATTTGAAAACGGGACACAAGTTTCTAAAAAAATAATTAAAGAATAA
- a CDS encoding ATP-dependent Clp protease ATP-binding subunit: MDDNFSPKVRDVITFSKEEALRLGQEFIGTEHLLLGLIRQGEGKAVEILTAFDVDFVLLRKKLEQLNPVNPTFTESTDKPSLRLTRQAEKALKTTFLEAKLYQSESIDTAHLLLCILRNENDPTTKLIHKYHVNYDDAKTLYKQLHVDDIELPINPIAETPSDDEFASEKSNPFDQTQKGKTVKKSKTPVLDNFGRDLTDLAEKGKLDPVVGRQKEIERVSQILSRRKKNNPMLIGEPGVGKSAIAEGLALRIIERKVSRILFDKRIVSLDLASLVAGTKYRGQFEERMKALMNELEKNDDIILFIDEIHTIVGAGGATGSLDASNMLKPALARGEIQCIGATTLDEFRTNIEKDGALERRFQKVIVDPTSIDETIQILQNIKSKYEEHHHVNYTDDAIEACVKLTSRYMTDRYLPDKAIDALDEAGSRIHITNIVVPQQVLELESKLETIREQKTKAVNGQKYEEAAKLRDDEKNMEAALNSAQNQWEEDSKLNREIVTEDNVAEVVSMMTGIPVNRVAEAETNRLHELPALIKGKVIGQNEAVTKVVKAIQRNRVGLKDPNKPIGSFIFLGQTGVGKTQLAKVLARELFDSDDSLIRIDMSEYMEKFAISRLIGAPPGYVGYEEGGQLTEKVRRKPYSVVLLDEIEKAHPDVFNMLLQILDDGHITDSLGRKIDFRNTIIIMTSNIGARQLKDFGGGVGFGTATKAAQADEHAKSVLEGALKKSFAPEFLNRIDDVIVFNALERDDIHKIIDIELDKLLNRISDLGYTLKLSEKAKDYIADKGFDKKYGARPLKRAIQKYIEDALAEEIVNSKLYEGDTINMDLDEKENKLTITIEKGIKKPETRTETEKES; encoded by the coding sequence ATGGACGATAATTTTTCACCAAAGGTTAGAGATGTAATTACTTTCAGTAAAGAAGAAGCGCTACGTTTAGGGCAAGAATTTATTGGAACAGAACATCTTTTACTAGGTTTAATAAGACAAGGAGAAGGAAAAGCAGTAGAAATATTAACAGCATTTGATGTTGATTTTGTTTTATTGCGCAAAAAACTAGAACAATTAAACCCTGTAAACCCAACGTTTACAGAAAGTACAGATAAGCCAAGTTTACGATTAACAAGACAAGCAGAAAAAGCGTTAAAAACCACTTTTTTAGAAGCTAAATTATATCAAAGTGAATCTATAGATACGGCACATTTATTACTTTGTATTCTAAGAAATGAAAACGACCCAACCACAAAGTTGATTCACAAATATCATGTAAATTATGATGACGCTAAAACGCTTTACAAACAACTACATGTAGATGATATAGAGTTGCCGATAAACCCTATTGCAGAAACACCCTCTGACGATGAATTTGCTTCAGAAAAATCAAACCCTTTTGATCAAACTCAAAAAGGAAAAACAGTAAAAAAATCGAAGACTCCAGTACTAGATAATTTTGGTAGAGACTTAACTGATTTAGCAGAAAAAGGAAAATTAGATCCGGTTGTTGGTAGACAGAAAGAAATAGAACGAGTTTCTCAAATTTTAAGTAGAAGAAAGAAAAACAATCCAATGTTAATTGGAGAACCAGGTGTTGGTAAATCTGCCATAGCAGAAGGCTTAGCTTTACGAATTATTGAAAGAAAAGTTTCTAGAATTTTATTTGACAAACGTATTGTTTCTTTAGATTTAGCAAGCTTGGTTGCGGGCACAAAATACCGTGGTCAGTTTGAAGAACGTATGAAAGCCTTAATGAATGAACTTGAAAAAAATGATGATATCATTCTTTTTATTGATGAAATTCACACCATTGTTGGTGCCGGTGGAGCAACAGGTTCTCTAGACGCATCTAACATGTTAAAACCCGCTTTAGCAAGAGGAGAAATACAATGTATTGGTGCAACTACGTTGGATGAATTTAGAACCAATATAGAAAAAGATGGCGCGTTAGAACGTCGTTTTCAAAAGGTAATTGTAGATCCTACTTCGATAGATGAAACGATACAAATTTTACAAAATATAAAAAGCAAATATGAAGAACATCACCATGTAAACTATACAGACGATGCTATTGAAGCTTGTGTAAAACTAACAAGTAGATACATGACGGATAGATACCTACCAGACAAGGCAATTGATGCTTTAGACGAAGCTGGCTCTAGAATTCATATTACAAATATTGTGGTTCCACAGCAAGTTTTAGAGCTAGAATCTAAATTAGAAACTATTAGAGAGCAAAAAACCAAAGCTGTAAACGGACAGAAATATGAAGAAGCTGCCAAGTTACGTGACGATGAAAAAAACATGGAAGCAGCTTTAAATTCTGCTCAAAATCAATGGGAAGAAGACTCTAAATTAAATAGAGAAATTGTAACGGAAGACAATGTAGCAGAAGTGGTTTCTATGATGACAGGAATCCCTGTTAATAGAGTTGCAGAAGCAGAAACTAATAGATTACACGAATTACCTGCCTTAATAAAAGGAAAAGTAATTGGACAAAACGAAGCAGTTACCAAAGTAGTAAAAGCTATTCAAAGAAATAGAGTTGGACTAAAAGACCCAAACAAACCTATTGGTTCATTTATTTTCTTAGGACAAACCGGTGTTGGTAAAACGCAATTAGCAAAAGTACTAGCACGTGAGTTATTCGACTCTGACGATTCTTTAATTAGAATTGACATGAGTGAATACATGGAAAAATTTGCAATCTCTCGTTTAATTGGAGCACCTCCGGGATATGTTGGTTACGAAGAAGGCGGACAACTTACTGAAAAAGTAAGAAGAAAACCATACTCTGTAGTCTTATTAGATGAAATAGAAAAAGCGCATCCAGATGTGTTTAACATGTTGCTTCAAATTTTAGATGATGGTCACATTACCGATAGTTTAGGTAGAAAAATCGATTTTAGAAATACCATAATTATTATGACTTCTAACATTGGTGCACGTCAATTAAAAGACTTTGGTGGCGGTGTCGGTTTTGGTACAGCTACTAAAGCAGCACAAGCAGATGAACATGCAAAATCTGTACTAGAAGGTGCATTAAAGAAATCTTTTGCCCCTGAGTTTTTAAATAGAATAGATGATGTAATTGTATTTAACGCTTTAGAAAGAGATGATATTCATAAAATTATAGATATCGAATTAGATAAACTATTAAACAGAATTTCAGATTTAGGATATACTTTAAAACTAAGCGAAAAAGCAAAAGACTATATTGCTGACAAAGGTTTTGACAAGAAATACGGAGCTAGACCACTTAAAAGAGCAATACAAAAATACATTGAAGATGCTTTAGCTGAAGAAATTGTAAATTCTAAACTTTATGAAGGTGACACCATAAATATGGATTTGGATGAGAAAGAAAACAAACTCACCATTACCATTGAAAAAGGCATAAAGAAACCTGAAACAAGAACTGAAACCGAAAAGGAATCTTAA